The nucleotide window TCTTCTGGCTCTTTGATTTGgggacaagtcacttaactctTTCAGTGGTGGTTCTTCGCTTGTAAAATTAGGAGCTGGTTATCCCTAATATTTGTAGgatgcttactgtgtgccagtcaCCGCTCCAGGCATTTTGTATGCATTGACTTAATCCCCTCAGTAACCCTGTGAGGCAGATGTATCATTGTTACCACTTTATAGATGCAGAAACTGGGACACGGAAAGGTCTTAAGTAACTCTCTCAAGTTTGTAGTCACAAGTGGAAGAGTCAGAATTTAAACTAAGTACTGTCTGAGCAGCTCAAGTTCTCATTTGTGATGTCATGAGAATCAGAAGGCAAAGTGTTTCATAAACTGCAAAGGGCAGTCAGTATACACTGTAGAAATGCAACCTACTGCGTTCTTGGCATGAGGGAACCCCCAAGCAACAAAGCAGTTGGCAACAGCAGTGACGGGCTAACCCTCCAGGCCCAGTCGGGGAGAAGAACACATCTAGAGCATGACCCGGGAGGGCACAATTCAACCTGTGTTAAGCTGGTGGGCCTCCTGAGTGTCAGTGGTCTGTTTATTCCCACTATCCTCTCCCCTCATCCTTTTTCCTAAATGTAATCAAGTTGGAACAATCTTCAGAACTTGACTCTCTGAGAAAGACAAAGCCATCTGCATGATCATGTCACAAGTCCTCTGCAAAATTTGAGGTTAGTCTGGTACCAGGAGGTTCAGAAGCTTCAGGCAAGAGGAATTTTGAGATGCTGCAGAAGCTGCTCTAGATGATGGAGAAAACCTCATCACTGAGGATTGTCTATAGACTCTGTCATTTTGTTCCAGATTTCAAAATGAAGTTAACTGGACAGAAGAAATCATCACATACTTATGAGAATTTATTATCATGCACACCTTGCTGCTGAGCATGCTGGTCTATGAATGTGTACACGCTGCCTTGGGCCCAGAGACATTACCAGGCCCCCTTTGGACCTCAGTCCAGCAACCACAGCCCTAGACATGACTCTAGACTCAGCAAATTTGTATTTATGCCCAGACCACGCATGTACTATTTCTCAAAATGATCTGCCTACACATGCCCAATGGTATGAAGGAGAGTGAGCTGGAGGGAAATATGTCATCCCTGAGGTCTCTCCagggtcattttatttttttgcatttattttttttaaatatatttatttttaattggaggataattgctttaccatattgtgttagtttctgccatacatcaacatgcatcagccataggtatacatatgtcccctccctcttgagcctccctccagcACCATTTTTGAGTACCTTGAAGTAAATGGTGTTGACTAGCACCAGGACAGTGAACTCATTGATGGCTTGTGGGGGAATGACATCAGTGATATGCCCTTCAGTCTTATTGGATATCCATTGGTTGATAGTCAATCTGGACTGCTCTGCATTTCCCTGAGGAGAACAGGAAACAAACCTACCCAACTGTGCTATTCAATTGGCTTCTCCATCTCCCCATGCAGAATTTTATTTTGTCCATCATCCCTCCACTCTTTCCCACCATTTTGTTAAACCATCACTCTAACCCAGATTGGAGAAACCACACATATCTAGCATATTGTTGTGGATCTTCCATAGagttaataaatattaacagaagaaagagaaagaaaaagaggaagaaataaagaaacagaagaagagaaaaatagtctagaaaaagaaaacaaaatattatctTCTTTGACTTTGGAAACCTGAACTCTTATGAGTATTCATGAGATGTGTTCTCTAGGAAGCCAAGGAGTGATGGTGGAggtgcagggggcacaggagaGATGTCCATGTGATccaaaaagtttgagaaatacTTTTGAATAAAATCAGTAGACTTCTTTGttgcaggactttttttttttttttttaactttttaagtaaGTCTGTTTATTGAAAGGATCTGAAAATAGTAATAACGCTTGCAACATTTAAGGTCTACAATTGCTCTGTTATGTGAACGAGTGCCCACGTTCTGAATGCCACTGTTACaggatttttataactttttcagAGGAGCCTCTGCAATCCATAGATAGCACTGATTTCTCAGGTTTCAAATAAGAATACATATCCCAGGGGCTCTGACTTAAAAcacctcttcctgccttcaattagCATAGCAGTGTTCATTAGGATCCTGCTTCCTTGTCTCTTTAACTTCTGAGTAGAGAGGAAGAACTCTGAGGTCTGGGATGACATCTGGAACTCACCTTGAAGTCCAGGGGCTGGAGCTTGGCCCCATATACCACCTCACTGATGTCCTGGTAGGTCTCATTGAATGTAATGGATTTGTCTCCAAAAAGACGGTTGGCTGATACCAACTCAGAGGATTTATTGGCTTTTCGATAGAGTCGGCAGTTCAGTTTGGCAAAGAAAAAGTGGATCTGATCAGAAGTTTTCTCAGAGATGGTATCAAACTTAAAAACCTGTAGAAGCCAAAAGAAAATAATGGTGGGTCTGGTGGGACAGCCTGGTTCACATGATCGATGAGCATCATGCCAGGCAGCCCCTGACCAATAGTCatcaagcacagtgcctggcacagcatAAACATTCAACTCATGCTTTCTAAAGGAATacatggaaaaaagaagaagaaagcgggggcttccctggtggtctagtggttaagaatctgcccaccaatgcaggggacatgggtttgatccctggtctaggaagattccacatgccatgggttagctaagcccatgcgccacaagtactgagcctgtgtgctgcaaccactgaagcctgtgagcgctagagcccatgctctgcaacaagagaagtcgccacaatgagaagcccgagcaccacaacggAAGAGTGTCACCCTCTCtgggcaactagagaaaaacccatgcagcgacaaagacccagcacagccataaataaataaatagataaataaataaaggatgtgttaaaaaaaaagcggggggtggtggggttaggaaggagagagagaaaaagaaacacaaagagcCGGGGACACTACCCAAAGTCTCGAAAGGGTGCTTAAGCACATGGATGTTCTCTTAGGAGTTACAGCAAGGAGCTGGGCAGAAGGGCTTTGAGTTGTACCTCCATCAACTGCTTGAGTGTGTTGTCACAGGCACCCAGCTTGGTCATAGCAAAAGCTGTGGAGATACTCAGGGGTGACAGGAAAATGTTGTCATTGTTATTCTTGGAGTCTGCCAAATGCTGATAGAAGGCAGTGGCAAAGTGGGAATTGGCCTTGGACAGTTCCCAGACCCGCCGGTTGGTGGCCCCAGGGATCTTCTGCTCGGAGCCTTGGCCCTCAGTTGCCTTCTTCTCTGAGGAACGGTAAATACACATGGGATTCACAGGAATGTCCCGAGGTTTGGCTGTGCAGACGTCTTCCACAGGGCTCCGATGACAGGTCACACAGCCCCAGAGGCCAATAAGCAGCAAAGGGAGAAGACATATACTCCTATAGGGGGACAGAAACCTGAGTTAAGCTAGGCTGAGAAATCCCCTCCCCACTGTCCACCACAGATTTACCCTAGTAGATCACCAGCCCACACTGTGTGGCCAAGAGGGCCAACACCTTTGAAAAGTACAAGGGCCAAGGACAAGTTCATTCCTGGACTCCTTACCCTGGACATAGTCCTGTTGAAATTAGAGTCAACTGTGGGAGTAACGATGTTATTAGAAGTCTTGTGTGCTCAATGCCTCATgctggaagaaatgaagaatgcgaAGCTTCCAACTGGTGAAATGGACAATGCATACATGAAATATGGCAGGGAATTTTAGTGCCCAGGGAAAACTTAGGTCAGTTGGAGGAGCCATTAACAGAAGCTATTTAGGGAAGGGATTTTAACCTGGATGTTAAAGGACTGGGAAGAGTTTGATTGACAGCAACACCAGAGGGCTAAGAAGGAATGTCTGGGGCAAAACTACAATCTATGTGCTGAAAACTCTGAAATCTCTAGCTCCAGTCCTAGTCTTTCCACTGAGTTCCAGACCAGTTGTTTGCTGGACAATTCCACCTGGATGTCCTGTTGATCCCTTagtgaaatacaaataaactgAACTTGTCTCTCACCCAAACACCTGCTTCTCCTTCTATGTCCCCCAGCTCAGCAAATGGGACCTTCAGGTACCCTGTCATCCAATCTAGAGACCTGAGAGCCATCCAggatttctccctctctcccttctcaaTAGTCAGACCCTAGATGCTATGCATTGTTTTCTTGTTCTCTCACTGCCTTAAATCAGGTCCTCATCATTTTCTGTTGCCTGCAAATTTTAGTAACTTCCAAAGTGTGTTCACTAAAGTAAATAAAACCAGTctcactttcaaaaaaaaaggaTATCATGAAATTGACAAACTAGGAAAATCGGGACACCCAATTAAGTAAACAAAGTGATAAACTCTATTATCGTGTTTTTATAGATAAGACATGAGGAGCCAGACACTTCCTCTGGTTGACTTGGGGCCCTAGGCCTACAGAAAGGAGTCTGTACATGGGTACTGACTCTTCACAATCTTCCCGCAGCAGAAAAAGACAAGACATGTAGGTGGTGTAGAAAGGACTCGCCAGAGTGGTCTTCCGGGCAAGTGTGGGGCTGGCTGGAAGCTGGGGGCAGCTGAAGGGTACTTGGTTTCTTGCATGATCTGAAGTCAACCCTGAAGTCTTTTTAAGAACAGAGGCACTGAGTGGGAGAGCGGAGGTGCTGAGCGAGCTGTGGACGACAGGGTGAGGAAGCAGGGAGAAACTTGCCATTCATCTCTCCAGCTGGCTTGCCTCTGTTTCCCGTATTATCCCTCAGCTACCCTTAGAAATACAAGTGGAGGCTGTGGGGGCCCTGGGAGCTTTGTTAAGCACAAAGAAAAACCAAGGTGATCAAGCCAGAGCCTCACTTTTAGCTTCctgtgaaaaaaaaaggaaggaatgtgTATGATGTTAAGAGATGATCCTTTGTCAAAGGTCACTGAGACCTTGGGAGGGAGTTGGGGTTGTGACAGGAAAGCGGGGTGGGCAGGGCGGAATTGGGTGGAAGGAGCAAAAAGAGAGTTAGGAGATCCTCACGCATTACATTGGCTCCCTCTTTCCAGATATATGGCAGGCCCAGCGCTTCCCCTTGGAGTGTCTCCTGGGCTGCTGAGAGGGCTGCCGCAGAGCAGCATCTCTTCTGAGGGAACACATCCCCCTTGTTTCTTGGGTTGGGAATCCAAGGTGTGGCTTAGGGAAAGGCCTTATCCCAGGAACCAAGCGGGAGGGAGGGTACTCAGGATGATGTCTTCCAAACGAGTCTCATTATAACTACCAGGGTGAGAGGGCCCGGTCTTCTTGAAGGTGTCGCGGTCACCCCGGCAAGCCCCTCAGAGGTCAGGAAACCCAGTGAGGGCATGCGGAGGGGAAGCCCACCCCTCTTACCTTTTTCCAGCGGTGACGGTTCCTATCCCATTGGAAATCATGGTCGCTAATCTTCCACAGGTCTGAGCGAGTGGAGATAGTGTGGTCTGAGGCAATCCCTCTGGACTGGTTCTTTCCTCTACATCTGACTGGGGTTCCAGAGGCTAGGGTGGGGGATGGAGCTGGTGAGGAGGGGAGGCCCGAGGTCAAAGGCTGATGACCGGCTCCCAGGGTTAAGTAAAGTGTGGAGCCCAGTGTTGGTTAATTAGTAGAGAAGTTTTAAAGTTCAGTCAGGTCCAGAGAAAAAGGCccacctttcttcctcttttcatctttacagaaaaggaaaaggacatGTTCACAAAATTTCATCAGAAAATACCTGACAGATGAGAACTCTGTCTgcaggaactttttttttcctggttaacCAAACCGGGAAGTAGAAAATAGTACATActctatataaataaaatagtattactgtatgagccaccagggaagtcccaagaatactggttgccattcccttctccaggggatcttcctgacccagggattgaacccaggtctccggcattggaggcagattctttaccatctgagccaccagggaagcccagtatataaCTAGCCAAGTTGAATGTCCAGAAAATTCTAGCTTTCTACCTCTCAGTGCAATGCCCTCTTTCTCATAGCTTTTTAAGGAGACAGAATAAAAGAGGTGATGTTATCTAATcagaggggagagaagagaaatcAAACAGGCGCTACCTTCAGGCCTCTGAGAGACCATGTGTCTGTGACCCAGACAGGTTACACCTTTGTGTAAAATGGCCTCATTCCCCATTCAGCCTTGAAGTGATTTGAGAGGGACACGATAGCAGGGGCCTCAAGGTGCCACCACAGACATTTCTTAAGGTGGAGGAGCTAGGTGAGGAATACTTAGAAAAATTCTATTGGGGGATTGGGAGACAGTGTGGGGCAGGCGAAAAACAAGCTTGCAACTGCTGAAATACTTCtaaaaagcaaacagaatgaattatatttatgtatattgttaattttacttattttagtaATTGGGGAGATGAAGTCAAATTAGTGGAGATAAAGGGCAAGGTTTATATTTATTTCCCTCTTcctaaacaaaccaaaaacagtaTGACAAGGATTGCTACAAATGTAGATATAAGCCACCTTCTGTGTGATTGAAGACTAGTATTAAGTTGGTATTGTCATAGGCATTCTAAAGAGTTCTCTATTCATTAGACAGGAGAAACCTCTACCCAGACTGCAGTTgtgtctaatttatttttaaacttttttggccgcaccctgtggcatgtgggatcttagttcaggactcgggattgaacttgcacccctcgcattggaaggcagagtctatTCCctagaccactggggaagttcctATGTCTAAGTCTTGGCTGATTTAAACTTTGGACACTATGACGGCCTCTGTGTATGGTATGAATGGTTACAAGGAACAGTCCTAAAAAGCCCCAGAACGGTCAGAGTCTCTTGTCACTCCAGATTAAAGGCAATTGGAAAGTCTCCTGTTCAACCACTTGTCCTCAGCAAACATAGAGCACTACCTAGACAGCAGGCACTGTTGTAGAGGCTGGGAGCTCCAGTCAGGAAGACATGCAGCGATCACATAAAGAaccaatatataaaaaataaacctgggacttcccttccagtggctaagactccgtgctcccaatgcagggggcctgggttcgatccctggtcagggaactagatctcacatgccgcaactaaagatttAGCATGCTGCATCaaagaccccgcacagccaaataaaataaaataaacttaaaaaaaaaatctgtaacatgttgtgtgtgcttagttgctcagtcatgtcccactctctgcaaccccattgactgtagcctgccaggctactctgtccatggggattctccaggaaagaatactggattgggttgccatgccctcctccaggggatcttcccaacccagggatcaaacccaggtctcccacattggtggcaggtcttccacattgctggcagattctttaccatctgagctaccagggaagcccacattaggTATTAATAAGGGTTACAGAGGAAAATACAACAGGGCAAGGGAGTAGAAAGTGATGAGAGGAGATAGGGACATTATTGTAGAACGGTGGTAGGAAAGTCCTCCCTCATGAACTAACATTAAGGAAACAGAATaaagttgggggcggggggaggaggaaCCACATAGTACTTTCAGGAAGAGCTTTCCACATAGAAGAAACAGGAGATAACAAACATCCTGAGGTGGAATATGCAGTTCAGACCTATTGTTCCAACTTGTAGAAGTTGTGAGACATGCCTTGGAGGAAGGCAGACGAAGAGATGGAGCACAAGGGGTGAAGAGGGTCTGGTGAACATTTGTGGGAAAAGAGATGAGGATGCAGATACCACCAGACCAGGTAGTGAAGAACTATACATCAGCAACTGGGTTTAATATGTTCATTCATTGAGTCATATGCTCATTTAATTAACATGCTTTTAATAAATGCCTATAGGTACCAGGCATGGTTGGTGCTGGGCCTGGGTATATGAAGATGACTTTGCTCTCCAGGAGCTCCATGCTTCACAGTAGACCCCAGACATGATGATAAACATGCCCATCAATGCTACTGGTCATCTGACTAAAGCTGGAGCAGGAGAGGGGAAGATCAGGAGGTGATAATAGTGTAAGAGATTTCCAAGACTAAGATAcaaagtctttttattttaaaataattctaaagtaACAAAAAAGTTGCAAAAGTAATACAAAATATTCTTATACATCCTTTACCCAGATTCCCCAAATATTCACACTGTTCTCATCTTACATTTGCTTTCTGTTGTTTCATacccctctcttcctccccatctctatattttctgtattgttttaGAATAATTTGCAGATATAAATGCCTTTTTATCCTTATATAGAGTGAGGTTCCTAAAAACCAGAACATCTCTTTATATGATCACAGTATAAAATACACAAGATTGATAGTAATACAGTACCATTTTCAAATCCATAACTCTTATTCTAAATTTACCAAATGTCTATATTCTTTATAGCAACTGGTTCTCAAAAATTTGGGTCTTAGGATCTCTTTTTAGTCTTGCTAAATTACATTTaaacataattatttaaataatacatacataaaataactTTAACTTCATGCATACACTGAAAGGTTTGCATGGGGGAACTCCCAGGATCACACCTTGGGAAACATTAATTTTCAGGCCCTGAAAGTCCCTGCCCCACCACTTCCAGGTCCAGGGTCACACACTGCATTTAACTGTCATGCTTCTTTGGTCTCCTCTAGTTTGAAACAGTTGctctcttttctttgtctttcatgactATGGAATTTTTTAGAGTACGGGCCAGCTATTTTTGAAGAATGTCTTTCAATTTGAGTATATCTGAGGTTTCTACAGGATTTGAaagttacacttttttttttttggtaggaatACTAAAGAAATAATACTGTGTCATTCTCAGTGCATCATATCAGGAGGCACGAGGTATCAATTTATCCCATTAATTGGGATAATTGATGTCAGTTTTGATCACTTAAGTTAAATAAGATCAGGACTGTAAAATTATAACATTTCCCTTTTTATTAAGTAAGTATCCTGTAAGAAGATACCTTGAGAACGTGATAACATTACTTTTCATCAAACTGTCACATGCTAATTTTAGCATTCCTCAGTGGTTCTTCTGTAAGGCTTTTAAAGCACTTTTCCTAGTTCCCATCTGATTCCTTAAGAATTATCATTGAAACCATTAGAATTCAGACTTCAACTAAAGTTAGACAACACACTCTCTTGCTAGGGTGTGAGGAAAATGCCCTTTcactcattgctggtgggaacgcAGACTGCTATAACCCTTTGAAGGAAAAGTTGGCAATACTAACATTACAAATGAGTTTACCCTTTGAGCTGGAAATTCTACTGCAGGAAGTGTATCCTACAGATATATCTGCATGGGTATAAGTAAGGTTACCAGTTATAACTTGATTTGCATAGCAAAAGATTAGAAACAATTTCCACTTACAGCAAACTAGTTAAACCAACATACATCCCCACAATGGAAGACTATGCCACTGTCAAAAAGAATGAGGCTCTTTTCTATGTGCTGATATGGAAGGGTTTCTAGGACCACTAAGTAGAAAGAAGCAAGCACTGCCAAGCAGTGCTTAGAATGTGCTACCTTTCGTATCACATATTGGGGTTGATAGGGGTAGGTGTCGACAGACAAGGGTGGGAGTGAGTTTTGTCAATATGAATcttaattaattttctatttttgaacATGTCAATGCATCATTTAGTCAAGACGGTATGGACTTTGTGAGCAACAAGGGCATCAGTGTTGTATTCCACAGAGGCTTGGGGAGACAGGAGTATAAGGGCATGACGTGAAAAGTGGTGGCAGCACCAAAGAGAAACTAGACGCAGCTTGAGCCGCTGGCtggtgacagaggaggaaagaagaatgaGAGTAGCCAAGGTCAGTGTCTGCAGGTGGAACTGTGGTGTTTACGTGTGCTCTGCCTGGGAAGATAATTGCTAATGACTGTATCATATTTCACTGTCTAGAATTTTAACCATTGCttcacagtcagttcagttcagttcagtcactcagtcacgtccgactcttttcgaccccatgaattgcagcacgccaggcctccctgtccatcacaaactcccggagatcacccagactcatatccatcgagtcagtgatgccatccagccatctcatcctctgtcgtccccttctcctcctgcctccaatccctcccagcttcagagtcttttccaatgagtcaactcttcgtatgaggtggccaaagtactggagtttcagctttagcatcattccttccaaagaaatcccagggctgatctccttcagaatggactggttggatctccttgcagtccaagggactctcaagagtcttctccaacaccacagttcaaaagcatcaattcttcggtgctcagccttcttcacagtccaactctcacatccatacatgaccactggaaaaaccatagccttgactagacgaacttttgttggcaaagtaatgtctctgcttttcaacatgctatctaggttggtcataactttccttccaaggagtaagcgtcttttaatttcatggctgcagtcaccatctgcagtgattttggagccccccaaaataaagtctgacactgtttccactgtttccccatctatttcccatgaagtgatgggaccggatgccatgatcttcgttttctgaatgttgagttttaagccaactttttcactctcctctttcaccttcatcaggaggcttttgagttcctcttcactttctgccataagggtggtgtcatctgcatatctggtgttattgatatttctcccggcaatcttgattccagcttgtgcttcttccagcccagcatttctcatgatgtactctgcatagaagttaaataagcttattttcttattttcttattacgtacgccttttcctatttggaagcagtctgttgttccatgtccagttctaactgttgcttcctgacctgcatacaaatttctcaagaggcaggtcaggtggtctggtattcccatctcattcagaattttccagtttattgtgctTAGGTCAAAATCTTTAAATCTTTGaatgagataataataatatgtgGCATTTACTACACACCAGGATCTATGCTGAGTGCTTTATAGGCATTTGCTTCTACAATTCTCTTGTCAGCTCTACCAGGAATATATTATGCCCAGTTTACAGACAAAGCAACTACTATTTACAAGGGTTAAAGACTTGCCCCAAATTACAAAGCTGGCAAAGCAGAGATTCAAACCTTTGTCTGCCTGTCTCACAGGTCTTGGGCTCCTACAGGACAGCTATCAAGAAaatgtccagggacttccctggtggcacagtggataggaatccacctgccagtgtaggagacacaggttcgatccctgatcctgcaggatcccacatgccttggagcaatggagcccgtgtgccacaactcctgagactgtgccctagagcctgagaaccacaactactgaagccccactgctagagcccatgctccacaacagaagAAGCCTCAGCAATGAGAAGCTtctgtaccacaactagagagcagctcccgctctccacaactagagaaaagcctgagcagcaatgaagacccagcaaagccaataaatatataaattaaaaatttttttaaaaaggtcaaaaaaaaaaacaactaaacaaaCCAAAGTTACctagaatcaaataaaaattcacacacacacacaaagaaaatgtcTGTTTTCCCAGGTTAAAACTTAGTGTCCAGTTGTTTTTCTTGAGGCAGGGTTTAACTCACtatctagtcgctcagtcgcatctgactctgcgaccctatggacttgtagcccttcaggctcctctgtccatggaatttaccaggcaagaatactggagtgggatgccattccctttttcaggggatcttcctgacccctggGATGAACAATACAatacagggatggaacctgtattgcaagcagattctttattgtgtgaaccacaaaggaagcccctcCTGTGAGTAGTCTCTATCAACTTTGTCCAGGAGTCCCTCAAAATCCAGGGCCCAGAAGAAAACTCAGGGGCTGCCACCATTTCCTTTGTCTACCCAAATTTTATCACAGAGCATTTGTCTTTGAGGCACATTCCAAATGTGATTTTTCCAGGCAGTCCTTTGGAGTCTTTAATACCAGCCCAGTCTTTAATTCTCTTGCACACAACTCCTCTTGGCTTTCATTGTGAAGATTTTGATGACCCCAAATCCCTTTCCTCTTGGTACAGCTTAGACTGGTTTGGTACAGCTTAGACTGGTttgatgaggaaaagaaaaagcagctgGTATGTTGGGTGGACTAATTtgggtctctgtctctgtctacacacacacacacacacacacacagagtcattagtattctgtaaaatgttttttttaataactttatttatttttggctgtgctgggtcttcattgctgcgtgcgggctttctctactggtggtgagcaggggctactctctatatgcaatgcgtgggcttctcaccgtggtggcttttcttgcagTGGAGCTCGGGCTTTAAGGTACACCAGCTTCAGTAGgtacagcatgtgggctctagagcacaggctcaatagttgtggaacATGGACTTAGTcgctttgtggcatgtgagatcttcccgtaTCAGAGATCAAtcacttgtctcctgcattggcaggccaattatttaccactgagctaccaggaaagccctgtgagATGTTTTAATAATTATGTACCTTAAAATCAAAT belongs to Bos javanicus breed banteng chromosome 16, ARS-OSU_banteng_1.0, whole genome shotgun sequence and includes:
- the SERPINC1 gene encoding antithrombin-III is translated as MISNGIGTVTAGKRSICLLPLLLIGLWGCVTCHRSPVEDVCTAKPRDIPVNPMCIYRSSEKKATEGQGSEQKIPGATNRRVWELSKANSHFATAFYQHLADSKNNNDNIFLSPLSISTAFAMTKLGACDNTLKQLMEVFKFDTISEKTSDQIHFFFAKLNCRLYRKANKSSELVSANRLFGDKSITFNETYQDISEVVYGAKLQPLDFKGNAEQSRLTINQWISNKTEGHITDVIPPQAINEFTVLVLVNTIYFKGLWKSEFSPENTRKELFYKADGESCSVLMMYQESKFRYRRVAESTQVLELPFKGDDITMVLILPKLEKTLAKVEQELTPDMLQEWLDELTETLLVVHMPRFRIEDSFSVKEQLQDMGLEDLFSPEKSRLPGIVAEGRSDLYVSDAFHKAFLEVNEEGSEAASSTIISIAGRSLNSDRVTFKANRPFLVLIREVALNTIIFMGRVANPCVD